The Colletes latitarsis isolate SP2378_abdomen chromosome 1, iyColLati1, whole genome shotgun sequence genome has a segment encoding these proteins:
- the LOC143346309 gene encoding growth arrest-specific protein 2 has protein sequence MSYTNRFPSSQHTRYRSSWGPSSVTVFNRVDIPKPSPEEEEYADFYHERLHSAQSRQLLPLQEDLADWINKTLNGDYVTGDSFFDSLDNGVVVCRLARVIQEKARMAIDAGRAKGPLPLIRGRCWENAARRSFFSRDNMENFIQFCRRLGVHENLLFESDDLVLHGQPRNVVLCLLEVARLASIYSVEPPGLVQLEREIAAEQERDLHCLSDSGISHSSLVSWQFQSPSPTATPRPPSEKIKHSSSASEVASSATRWLDPTTGTTHEPEMRRSVSDNGPTGSDGVPSDTTEDDWSRGSAEDPDEVPSPSCSPLPSPAEPPEHTGPITELDRKVRRATEAVQRLCQCPSEKCSKLKVRKVGEGRYHIAGRNVFIRLLKGRHMMVRVGGGWDTLEHFLARHDPCQVRTLNRESTPPSPHGNKHTNFLPIRAKYRSPPPEFVSAR, from the exons ATGTCGTACACCAATCGATTCCCGTCTTCTCAGCACACTCGTTATCGCAGCAGCTGGGGACCCTCGTCGGTGACTGTGTTCAACCGCGTCGACATACCGAAACCTTCGCCGGAAGAGGAAGAGTACGCCGACTTTTATCACGAGCGTCTGCACTCTGCTCAGAGCAGACAGTTGCTGCCACTTCAGGAGGACCTGGCCGATTGGATCAATAAAacgttga ACGGCGATTACGTGACGGGAGACAGTTTCTTTGATTCCTTGGACAATGGCGTGGTGGTGTGTCGTCTGGCAAGGGTCATTCAGGAAAAGGCGAGGATGGCGATCGACGCTGGAAGAGCGAAAGGG CCGCTGCCGTTGATAAGGGGACGATGCTGGGAGAATGCTGCGAGACGCAGCTTCTTCTCCCGCGACAACATGGAGAATTTCATTCAGTTTTGCCGGCGTCTAGGCGTCCATGAGAACCTCCTGTTCGAGAGCGACGATCTCG TTTTACACGGACAACCACGGAACGTGGTGCTCTGTTTGTTGGAAGTGGCTCGATTGGCTTCGATATATTCCGTGGAGCCTCCGGGACTCGTGCAGCTCGAGAGGGAAATCGCCGCGGAACAAGAAAGGGATCTTCATTGCTTGTCCGATAGTGGTATATCTCATAGCAGCCTCGTTTCTTGGCAGTTCCAATCGCCGTCCCCGACCGCGACGCCCAGGCCTCCGTCCGAGAAAATCAAACACAGCAG CTCGGCGTCGGAAGTTGCGTCGTCGGCGACGCGATGGTTGGACCCAACGACTGGAACAACCCACGAGCCCGAAATGCGACGGTCGGTGAGCGATAATGGCCCAACGGGTAGCGACGGAGTGCCCAGTGATACCACAGAGGACGACTGGTCCCGTGGAAGCGCGGAGGATCCCGACGAGGTTCCATCGCCGTCGTGTTCACCTTTGCCCTCGCCAGCTGAGCCGCCGGAACACACGGGGCCCATAACGGAACTCGATCGCAAG GTAAGAAGAGCTACCGAGGCTGTTCAAAGACTCTGCCAGTGTCCCTCGGAGAAGTGCTCCAAGCTGAAGGTGCGCAAGGTTGGGGAAGGCCGTTACCACATCGCGGGACGAAACGTCTTCATCAGA CTTTTGAAGGGGAGACACATGATGGTCAGGGTGGGCGGTGGTTGGGACACCTTGGAGCATTTCTTGGCGAGGCATGACCCCTGTCAGGTGAGGACCCTCAACCGCGAGAGCACGCCGCCTTCACCCCACGGCAACAAGCACACCAACTTTCTTCCCATTCGCGCCAAGTATCGCAGCCCTCCGCCGGAATTCGTCTCGGCCCGCTAG
- the LOC143345074 gene encoding potassium/sodium hyperpolarization-activated cyclic nucleotide-gated channel 1, whose protein sequence is MLHVEHECELPKEGDVLFPPGRGLLQKLRDLFRQSLMASCKNPAAHKYLRSSASIVYEKRRQMQNYTYIIHPFSVFRHYWNCLMIFVMTVVLILVPYQSAFELVRRSLAWSVTKNSLLLLCCLDMVINFRTGYLDKEAHAVILEPRKIIHRYVKSSTFFPDLLGSFPTDLFFLTTWVEYKVTRKMISMLCICRVFSLRLYISKIAFAYDTPLAVYEFCMIMFLLLLSLHWQACFFWLVPIMTTSMSVVKRPSNDTWIHASKLWESHRSYQYMSSMLRAIAAFLRSGILRTNPKCAGDLSVIIVFQLFGILTPWILVAHVMQFFKGTNSSQLRYQATVAQLKQYMRHMQLPHPTQKRIMEYYEFRFQRRFFRELDIIHTLSPQMRHEISMHSCRKLVENVTFFNNLPLTLLGRIVGLLRSEVFLTNDVIVRANQLGDCMYFIATGTVAIYTTSGKEVCHLEDGAHFGEVALVMPDEMRVASVVAVEVCELYRLNRADFARTIHPYPMLWERIKQIAIERHEKTMILNAQ, encoded by the exons ATGCTGCACGTAGAGCACGAATGCGAGCTTCCAAAGGAGGGGGACGTTCTGTTCCCTCCTGGGCGAGGACTCCTACAAAAACTGCGCGACCTATTTCGTCAGTCGTTGATGGCATCGTGCAAAAATCCAGCTGCACATAAATATCTACGAAGCAGCGCCTCCATTGTGTACGAGAAGCGTCGCCAAATGCAGAACTACACATATATCATTCACCCGTTCAGTGTGTTTAG ACACTACTGGAATTGCCTGATGATTTTTGTGATGACCGTCGTGTTGATACTAGTCCCGTATCAATCCGCGTTTGAATTGGTTAGGCGATCCTTGGCTTGGAGCGTCACGAAAAATTCCTTGCTGCTGCTGTGTTGCTTGGACATGGTGATCAACTTTAGGACAGG GTACCTGGACAAGGAAGCGCACGCTGTGATATTGGAACCAAGAAAAATAATTCACCGGTACGTAAAGTCCAGCACGTTCTTCCCCGATTTACTAGGCTCCTTTCCGACTGATCTGTTTTTCCTGACCACGTGGGTCGAGTACAAGGTAACTCGCAAGATGATATCCATGCTGTGCATCTGTCGAGTATTCTCCTTGAGACTGTACATAAGCAAAATAGCGTTTGCCTATGACACTCCGTTGGCCGTCTACGAATTTTGCATGATAATGTTCCTGCTACTGCTGTCGCTGCACTGGCAGGCCTGTTTCTTCTGGCTGGTGCCTATAATGACAACCTCGATGTCAGTGGTCAAGCGTCCAAGCAACGATACTTGGATACACGCCTCGAAACTCTGGGAGTCTCATAGGAGCTACCAGTACATGTCCTCCATGTTGCGCGCGATCGCCGCGTTCCTGAGGTCCGGGATTCTACGCACGAATCCCAAGTGTGCGGGGGACCTGTCCGTGATTATCGTGTTTCAACTGTTTGGCATCCTGACACCGTGGATCCTGGTGGCCCACGTGATGCAGTTCTTCAAGGGTACCAATAGCTCGCAGCTTAGATACCAGGCCACCGTGGCtcaactgaaacagtacatgagGCACATGCAGTTGCCTCACCCGACGCAGAAGAGGATCATGGAGTATTACGAATTTCGCTTTCAGCGACGATTCTTTCGGGAGCTCGACATCATTCATACGTTGTCGCCGCAGATGCGACACGAGATCAGCATGCACTCGTGTCGCAAGCTCGTCGAGAACGTTACTTTCTTCAATAATCTGCCGCTGACGTTGCTCGGACGGATCGTAGGGCTGTTGAGGTCGGAAGTGTTCCTCACGAACGACGTGATCGTTCGCGCGAACCAGCTGGGCGACTGCATGTACTTCATCGCCACCGGCACCGTGGCCATTTACACGACTTCGGGCAAGGAAGTCTGCCACCTGGAGGATGGCGCCCACTTTGGCGAGGTCGCGTTGGTCATGCCCGATGAAATGCGGGTGGCCAGCGTGGTCGCTGTCGAGGTCTGCGAGTTGTATCGTTTGAATAGAGCGGACTTTGCCAGGACCATACACCCCTATCCTATGTTGTGGGAGAGAATCAAGCAAATCGCCATCGAGAGGCACGAGAAAACGATGATTCTCAATGCCCAATAA